Proteins encoded within one genomic window of Macaca fascicularis isolate 582-1 chromosome 16, T2T-MFA8v1.1:
- the NBR1 gene encoding next to BRCA1 gene 1 protein isoform X8, with protein MEPQVTLNVTFKNEIQSFLVSDPENTTWADIEAMVKVSFDLNTIQIKYLDEENEEVSINSQGEYEEALKMAVKQGNQLQMQVHEGHHVVDEAPPPVVGAKRLAARAGKKPLAHYSSLVRVLGSDMKKTPEDPAVQSLPLAPCDTDQPQDKPPDWFTSYLETFREQVVKETVEKLEQKLHEKLVLQNPSLDSYPSEVSMPTSEETLFLPENQFSWHIACNNCQRRIVGVRYQCSLCPSYNICEDCEAGPYSHDTNHVLLKLRRPVVGSSEPFSHSKYSTPRLPAALEQVRLPLQPYTPVMPMLSAAFVDENLPDGTHLQPGTKFIKHWRMKNTGNVKWSADTKLKFMWGNLTLASTEKKDVLVPCLKAGHVGVVSVEFIAPALEGTYTSHWRLSHKGQQFGPRVWCSIIVDPFPSEESPDNIEKGMISSSKTDDLTCQQEEAFLLAKEERQLGEVTEQTEGSAACIPQKAKNVASERELYIPSVDLLTAQDLLSFELLDINIVQELERVPHNTPVDMTPCMSPLPHDSPLIEKPGLGQIEEESEGTGFKALPDSTVSVKRKTQNIASVEEAEEDLSGTQFVCETVIRSLTLDAAPDHNPPCRQKTLQMKFALPEEGPLGDEREEIVHITEEEAVMEEEEEEEEEEELKDEVQSQSSASSEDYIIILPECFDTSRPLGDSMYSSALSQPGLERGAEGEPGVEAGQEPAEAGERLPGGENQPQEHSISDILTSSQTLETVPLIPEVVELPPPLPRSPPCVHHHGSPGVDLPVTVSEVSSVPDQIRGEPRGSSGLVNSRQKSYDHSRHHHGSSIAGGLVKGALSVAASAYKALFAGPPVTAQPIVSEDQTAALMAHLFEMGFCDRQLNLRLLKKHNYNILQVVTELLQINNNDWYSERY; from the exons gAGAATATGAAGAAGCGCTTAAG ATGGCAGTTAAACAGGGAAACCAACTGCAGATGCAAGTCCACGAAGGGCACCATGTTGTTGATGAAGCCCCGCCCCCAGTTGTAGGAGCAAAACGATTAGCTGCCAGGGCAGGGAAGAAGCCACTTGCACATTACTCTTCACTGGTGAGAGTCTTGGGATCAGACATGAAGAAGACCCCAGAGGATCCTGCAGTGCAG TCGTTGCCACTTGCTCCATGTGACACAGACCAGCCTCAGGACAAGCCCCCAGACTGGTTCACAAGCTACCTGGAGACA TTCAGAGAACAAGTGGTTAAAGAAACGGTTGAGAAGCTTGAACAGAAATTACATGAAAAGCTTGTCCTCCAGAACCCATCTTTGGATTCTTATCCCTCAGAAGTCTCAATGCCTACTTCAGAGGAAACATTGTTTTTGCCAGAAAACCAGTTCAGCTGGCATATTGCTTGCAACAACTGCCAAAGAAGGATTGTTGGTGTCCGCTACCAGTGTAG CCTATGCCCATCCTACAATATCTGTGAAGATTGTGAAGCAGGGCCATATAGCCACGACACTAACCATGTCCTGCTGAAGTTGCGGAGACCTGTTGTGGGCTCCTCTGAACCATTCTCTCACTCAAAATACTCTACTCCTCGTCTTCCTGCTGCTCTGGAACAAGTCAG GCTCCCTTTGCAACCCTATACCCCCGTTATGCCAATGCTCAGTGCAGCATTTGTGGATGAGAATTTGCCTGATGGGACTCACCTTCAGCCAGGAACCAAGTTTATCAAACACTGGAGGATGAAGAATACAGGAAATGTGAAGTGGAGTGCAGACACAAAG CTCAAGTTCATGTGGGGAAACCTGACTTTGGCTTCCACAGAAAAGAAGGATGTTTTGGTTCCTTGCCTCAAGGCCGGCCATGTGGGAGTTGTATCTGTGGAGTTCATTGCCCCAGCCTTGGAGGGAACGTATACTTCCCATTGGCGTCTTTCTCACAAAGGCCAGCAATTTGGGCCTCGAGTCTGGTGCAGTATCATAGTGGATCCTTTCCCCTCCGAAGAGAGCCCTGATAACATTGAAAAGGGCATGATCAGCTCAAGCAAAACTGATGATCTCACCTGCCAGCAAGAG GAAGCTTTTCTTCTGGCTAAAGAAGAAAGACAACTTGGTGAAGTGACTGAGCAGACAGAAGGATCAGCAGCCTGCATCCCACAGAAGGCAAAAAATGTTGCCAGTGAGAGGGAGCTCTACATCCCATCTGTGGATCTTCTGACTGCCCAG GACCTGCTGTCGTTTGAGCTGTTGGATATAAACATTGTTCAAGAGTTGGAGAGAGTGCCCCATAACACCCCTGTGG ATATGACTCCCTGCATGTCTCCTCTGCCACATGACAGTCCTTTAATAGAGAAGCCAGGCTTGGGGCAGatagaggaagagagtgaagggacAGGATTTAAAGCACTTCCTG ATTCTACAGTGTCAGTAAAGAGAAAGACTCAGAACATTGCTTCTGTGGAGGAAGCAGAAGAAGACCTGAGTGGGACCCAGTTTGTGTGTGAGACAGTAATCCGATCCCTTACCTTGGATGCTGCCCCAGACCACAACCCTCCTTGCAGACAGAAAACCTTGCAGA TGAAATTTGCCTTGCCTGAGGAAGGACCACTTGGAGATGAGAGGGAGGAGATTGTCCATATCACTGAGGAAGAAGCTgtcatggaggaggaggaggaagaggaggaggaggaggagctcaaAGATGAAGTTCAGAGTCAGTCCTCTGCTTCCTCAGAGGATTACATCATCATCCTGCCTGAGTGCTTTGATACCAGCCGCCCCCTGGGGGATTCCATGTACAGCTCTGCACTCTCACAGCCAGGCCTGGAGCGAGGTGCTGAAGGCGAGCCTGGGGTTGAGGCTGGGCAGGAACCAGCTGAGGCTGGGGAGAGACTTCCTGGAGGGGAGAACCAGCCACAGGAGCACAGCATAAGTGACATCCTCACGTCCTCACAGACTCTGGAAACAGTGCCCCTAATCCCAGAGGTAGTGGAGCTTCCACCGCCACTGCCCAG GAGCCCTCCTTGTGTACATCATCATGGTTCCCCAGGAGTGGATTTACCAGTTACCGTATCAGAAGTTTCTTCAGTCCCTGATCAGATCAGAGGAG AGCCCAGAGGCTCATCAGGACTTGTAAACAGCAGACAGAAGAGCTATGACCACTCAAG GCACCATCATGGGAGTAGCATTGCTGGAGGACTGGTGAAGGGGGCTTTGTCTGTTGCTGCCTCTGCATACAAGGCCCTGTTTGCTGGGCCACCCGTCACTGCACAG CCAATAGTTTCTGAAGATCAGACAGCAGCCCTGATGGCCCATCTCTTTGAAATGGGATTCTGTGACAGGCAGCTGAACCTACGGCTGCTGAAGAAACACAATTACAATATCCTGCAGGTTGTAACGGAACTTCTTCAGATAAACAACAATGACTGGTACAGCGAACGCTATTGA
- the NBR1 gene encoding next to BRCA1 gene 1 protein isoform X11: MEPQVTLNVTFKNEIQSFLVSDPENTTWADIEAMVKVSFDLNTIQIKYLDEENEEVSINSQGEYEEALKSLPLAPCDTDQPQDKPPDWFTSYLETFREQVVKETVEKLEQKLHEKLVLQNPSLDSYPSEVSMPTSEETLFLPENQFSWHIACNNCQRRIVGVRYQCSLCPSYNICEDCEAGPYSHDTNHVLLKLRRPVVGSSEPFSHSKYSTPRLPAALEQVRLQKQVDKNFLKAEKQRLRAEKKQRKAEVKELKKQLKLHRKIHLWNSIHGLQSPKSPLGRPESLLQSNTLMLPLQPYTPVMPMLSAAFVDENLPDGTHLQPGTKFIKHWRMKNTGNVKWSADTKLKFMWGNLTLASTEKKDVLVPCLKAGHVGVVSVEFIAPALEGTYTSHWRLSHKGQQFGPRVWCSIIVDPFPSEESPDNIEKGMISSSKTDDLTCQQEEAFLLAKEERQLGEVTEQTEGSAACIPQKAKNVASERELYIPSVDLLTAQDLLSFELLDINIVQELERVPHNTPVDMTPCMSPLPHDSPLIEKPGLGQIEEESEGTGFKALPVKFALPEEGPLGDEREEIVHITEEEAVMEEEEEEEEEEELKDEVQSQSSASSEDYIIILPECFDTSRPLGDSMYSSALSQPGLERGAEGEPGVEAGQEPAEAGERLPGGENQPQEHSISDILTSSQTLETVPLIPEVVELPPPLPRSPPCVHHHGSPGVDLPVTVSEVSSVPDQIRGEPRGSSGLVNSRQKSYDHSRHHHGSSIAGGLVKGALSVAASAYKALFAGPPVTAQPIVSEDQTAALMAHLFEMGFCDRQLNLRLLKKHNYNILQVVTELLQINNNDWYSERY, encoded by the exons gAGAATATGAAGAAGCGCTTAAG TCGTTGCCACTTGCTCCATGTGACACAGACCAGCCTCAGGACAAGCCCCCAGACTGGTTCACAAGCTACCTGGAGACA TTCAGAGAACAAGTGGTTAAAGAAACGGTTGAGAAGCTTGAACAGAAATTACATGAAAAGCTTGTCCTCCAGAACCCATCTTTGGATTCTTATCCCTCAGAAGTCTCAATGCCTACTTCAGAGGAAACATTGTTTTTGCCAGAAAACCAGTTCAGCTGGCATATTGCTTGCAACAACTGCCAAAGAAGGATTGTTGGTGTCCGCTACCAGTGTAG CCTATGCCCATCCTACAATATCTGTGAAGATTGTGAAGCAGGGCCATATAGCCACGACACTAACCATGTCCTGCTGAAGTTGCGGAGACCTGTTGTGGGCTCCTCTGAACCATTCTCTCACTCAAAATACTCTACTCCTCGTCTTCCTGCTGCTCTGGAACAAGTCAG GCTCCAGAAACAGGTTGATAAGAACTTTCTTAAAGCAGAAAAGCAAAGATTGCGAGCTGAGAAGAAACAACGTAAAGCAGAGGTCAAGGAACTTAAAAAGCAACTTAAACTCCATAGGAAAATTCACCTGTGGAATTCAATCCATGGACTCCAGAGCCCCAAGTCTCCTTTAGGCCGACCTGAGAGCTTGCTCCAGTCTAATACCCTGAT GCTCCCTTTGCAACCCTATACCCCCGTTATGCCAATGCTCAGTGCAGCATTTGTGGATGAGAATTTGCCTGATGGGACTCACCTTCAGCCAGGAACCAAGTTTATCAAACACTGGAGGATGAAGAATACAGGAAATGTGAAGTGGAGTGCAGACACAAAG CTCAAGTTCATGTGGGGAAACCTGACTTTGGCTTCCACAGAAAAGAAGGATGTTTTGGTTCCTTGCCTCAAGGCCGGCCATGTGGGAGTTGTATCTGTGGAGTTCATTGCCCCAGCCTTGGAGGGAACGTATACTTCCCATTGGCGTCTTTCTCACAAAGGCCAGCAATTTGGGCCTCGAGTCTGGTGCAGTATCATAGTGGATCCTTTCCCCTCCGAAGAGAGCCCTGATAACATTGAAAAGGGCATGATCAGCTCAAGCAAAACTGATGATCTCACCTGCCAGCAAGAG GAAGCTTTTCTTCTGGCTAAAGAAGAAAGACAACTTGGTGAAGTGACTGAGCAGACAGAAGGATCAGCAGCCTGCATCCCACAGAAGGCAAAAAATGTTGCCAGTGAGAGGGAGCTCTACATCCCATCTGTGGATCTTCTGACTGCCCAG GACCTGCTGTCGTTTGAGCTGTTGGATATAAACATTGTTCAAGAGTTGGAGAGAGTGCCCCATAACACCCCTGTGG ATATGACTCCCTGCATGTCTCCTCTGCCACATGACAGTCCTTTAATAGAGAAGCCAGGCTTGGGGCAGatagaggaagagagtgaagggacAGGATTTAAAGCACTTCCTG TGAAATTTGCCTTGCCTGAGGAAGGACCACTTGGAGATGAGAGGGAGGAGATTGTCCATATCACTGAGGAAGAAGCTgtcatggaggaggaggaggaagaggaggaggaggaggagctcaaAGATGAAGTTCAGAGTCAGTCCTCTGCTTCCTCAGAGGATTACATCATCATCCTGCCTGAGTGCTTTGATACCAGCCGCCCCCTGGGGGATTCCATGTACAGCTCTGCACTCTCACAGCCAGGCCTGGAGCGAGGTGCTGAAGGCGAGCCTGGGGTTGAGGCTGGGCAGGAACCAGCTGAGGCTGGGGAGAGACTTCCTGGAGGGGAGAACCAGCCACAGGAGCACAGCATAAGTGACATCCTCACGTCCTCACAGACTCTGGAAACAGTGCCCCTAATCCCAGAGGTAGTGGAGCTTCCACCGCCACTGCCCAG GAGCCCTCCTTGTGTACATCATCATGGTTCCCCAGGAGTGGATTTACCAGTTACCGTATCAGAAGTTTCTTCAGTCCCTGATCAGATCAGAGGAG AGCCCAGAGGCTCATCAGGACTTGTAAACAGCAGACAGAAGAGCTATGACCACTCAAG GCACCATCATGGGAGTAGCATTGCTGGAGGACTGGTGAAGGGGGCTTTGTCTGTTGCTGCCTCTGCATACAAGGCCCTGTTTGCTGGGCCACCCGTCACTGCACAG CCAATAGTTTCTGAAGATCAGACAGCAGCCCTGATGGCCCATCTCTTTGAAATGGGATTCTGTGACAGGCAGCTGAACCTACGGCTGCTGAAGAAACACAATTACAATATCCTGCAGGTTGTAACGGAACTTCTTCAGATAAACAACAATGACTGGTACAGCGAACGCTATTGA
- the NBR1 gene encoding next to BRCA1 gene 1 protein isoform X5 yields the protein MEPQVTLNVTFKNEIQSFLVSDPENTTWADIEAMVKVSFDLNTIQIKYLDEENEEVSINSQGEYEEALKSLPLAPCDTDQPQDKPPDWFTSYLETFREQVVKETVEKLEQKLHEKLVLQNPSLDSYPSEVSMPTSEETLFLPENQFSWHIACNNCQRRIVGVRYQCSLCPSYNICEDCEAGPYSHDTNHVLLKLRRPVVGSSEPFSHSKYSTPRLPAALEQVRLQKQVDKNFLKAEKQRLRAEKKQRKAEVKELKKQLKLHRKIHLWNSIHGLQSPKSPLGRPESLLQSNTLMLPLQPYTPVMPMLSAAFVDENLPDGTHLQPGTKFIKHWRMKNTGNVKWSADTKLKFMWGNLTLASTEKKDVLVPCLKAGHVGVVSVEFIAPALEGTYTSHWRLSHKGQQFGPRVWCSIIVDPFPSEESPDNIEKGMISSSKTDDLTCQQEEAFLLAKEERQLGEVTEQTEGSAACIPQKAKNVASERELYIPSVDLLTAQDLLSFELLDINIVQELERVPHNTPVDMTPCMSPLPHDSPLIEKPGLGQIEEESEGTGFKALPDSTVSVKRKTQNIASVEEAEEDLSGTQFVCETVIRSLTLDAAPDHNPPCRQKTLQMKFALPEEGPLGDEREEIVHITEEEAVMEEEEEEEEEEELKDEVQSQSSASSEDYIIILPECFDTSRPLGDSMYSSALSQPGLERGAEGEPGVEAGQEPAEAGERLPGGENQPQEHSISDILTSSQTLETVPLIPEVVELPPPLPRSPPCVHHHGSPGVDLPVTVSEVSSVPDQIRGALLLLEPRGSSGLVNSRQKSYDHSRHHHGSSIAGGLVKGALSVAASAYKALFAGPPVTAQPIVSEDQTAALMAHLFEMGFCDRQLNLRLLKKHNYNILQVVTELLQINNNDWYSERY from the exons gAGAATATGAAGAAGCGCTTAAG TCGTTGCCACTTGCTCCATGTGACACAGACCAGCCTCAGGACAAGCCCCCAGACTGGTTCACAAGCTACCTGGAGACA TTCAGAGAACAAGTGGTTAAAGAAACGGTTGAGAAGCTTGAACAGAAATTACATGAAAAGCTTGTCCTCCAGAACCCATCTTTGGATTCTTATCCCTCAGAAGTCTCAATGCCTACTTCAGAGGAAACATTGTTTTTGCCAGAAAACCAGTTCAGCTGGCATATTGCTTGCAACAACTGCCAAAGAAGGATTGTTGGTGTCCGCTACCAGTGTAG CCTATGCCCATCCTACAATATCTGTGAAGATTGTGAAGCAGGGCCATATAGCCACGACACTAACCATGTCCTGCTGAAGTTGCGGAGACCTGTTGTGGGCTCCTCTGAACCATTCTCTCACTCAAAATACTCTACTCCTCGTCTTCCTGCTGCTCTGGAACAAGTCAG GCTCCAGAAACAGGTTGATAAGAACTTTCTTAAAGCAGAAAAGCAAAGATTGCGAGCTGAGAAGAAACAACGTAAAGCAGAGGTCAAGGAACTTAAAAAGCAACTTAAACTCCATAGGAAAATTCACCTGTGGAATTCAATCCATGGACTCCAGAGCCCCAAGTCTCCTTTAGGCCGACCTGAGAGCTTGCTCCAGTCTAATACCCTGAT GCTCCCTTTGCAACCCTATACCCCCGTTATGCCAATGCTCAGTGCAGCATTTGTGGATGAGAATTTGCCTGATGGGACTCACCTTCAGCCAGGAACCAAGTTTATCAAACACTGGAGGATGAAGAATACAGGAAATGTGAAGTGGAGTGCAGACACAAAG CTCAAGTTCATGTGGGGAAACCTGACTTTGGCTTCCACAGAAAAGAAGGATGTTTTGGTTCCTTGCCTCAAGGCCGGCCATGTGGGAGTTGTATCTGTGGAGTTCATTGCCCCAGCCTTGGAGGGAACGTATACTTCCCATTGGCGTCTTTCTCACAAAGGCCAGCAATTTGGGCCTCGAGTCTGGTGCAGTATCATAGTGGATCCTTTCCCCTCCGAAGAGAGCCCTGATAACATTGAAAAGGGCATGATCAGCTCAAGCAAAACTGATGATCTCACCTGCCAGCAAGAG GAAGCTTTTCTTCTGGCTAAAGAAGAAAGACAACTTGGTGAAGTGACTGAGCAGACAGAAGGATCAGCAGCCTGCATCCCACAGAAGGCAAAAAATGTTGCCAGTGAGAGGGAGCTCTACATCCCATCTGTGGATCTTCTGACTGCCCAG GACCTGCTGTCGTTTGAGCTGTTGGATATAAACATTGTTCAAGAGTTGGAGAGAGTGCCCCATAACACCCCTGTGG ATATGACTCCCTGCATGTCTCCTCTGCCACATGACAGTCCTTTAATAGAGAAGCCAGGCTTGGGGCAGatagaggaagagagtgaagggacAGGATTTAAAGCACTTCCTG ATTCTACAGTGTCAGTAAAGAGAAAGACTCAGAACATTGCTTCTGTGGAGGAAGCAGAAGAAGACCTGAGTGGGACCCAGTTTGTGTGTGAGACAGTAATCCGATCCCTTACCTTGGATGCTGCCCCAGACCACAACCCTCCTTGCAGACAGAAAACCTTGCAGA TGAAATTTGCCTTGCCTGAGGAAGGACCACTTGGAGATGAGAGGGAGGAGATTGTCCATATCACTGAGGAAGAAGCTgtcatggaggaggaggaggaagaggaggaggaggaggagctcaaAGATGAAGTTCAGAGTCAGTCCTCTGCTTCCTCAGAGGATTACATCATCATCCTGCCTGAGTGCTTTGATACCAGCCGCCCCCTGGGGGATTCCATGTACAGCTCTGCACTCTCACAGCCAGGCCTGGAGCGAGGTGCTGAAGGCGAGCCTGGGGTTGAGGCTGGGCAGGAACCAGCTGAGGCTGGGGAGAGACTTCCTGGAGGGGAGAACCAGCCACAGGAGCACAGCATAAGTGACATCCTCACGTCCTCACAGACTCTGGAAACAGTGCCCCTAATCCCAGAGGTAGTGGAGCTTCCACCGCCACTGCCCAG GAGCCCTCCTTGTGTACATCATCATGGTTCCCCAGGAGTGGATTTACCAGTTACCGTATCAGAAGTTTCTTCAGTCCCTGATCAGATCAGAGGAG CTCTTTTGCTTTTAGAGCCCAGAGGCTCATCAGGACTTGTAAACAGCAGACAGAAGAGCTATGACCACTCAAG GCACCATCATGGGAGTAGCATTGCTGGAGGACTGGTGAAGGGGGCTTTGTCTGTTGCTGCCTCTGCATACAAGGCCCTGTTTGCTGGGCCACCCGTCACTGCACAG CCAATAGTTTCTGAAGATCAGACAGCAGCCCTGATGGCCCATCTCTTTGAAATGGGATTCTGTGACAGGCAGCTGAACCTACGGCTGCTGAAGAAACACAATTACAATATCCTGCAGGTTGTAACGGAACTTCTTCAGATAAACAACAATGACTGGTACAGCGAACGCTATTGA
- the NBR1 gene encoding next to BRCA1 gene 1 protein isoform X7: MEPQVTLNVTFKNEIQSFLVSDPENTTWADIEAMVKVSFDLNTIQIKYLDEENEEVSINSQGEYEEALKSLPLAPCDTDQPQDKPPDWFTSYLETFREQVVKETVEKLEQKLHEKLVLQNPSLDSYPSEVSMPTSEETLFLPENQFSWHIACNNCQRRIVGVRYQCSLCPSYNICEDCEAGPYSHDTNHVLLKLRRPVVGSSEPFSHSKYSTPRLPAALEQVRLQKQVDKNFLKAEKQRLRAEKKQRKAEVKELKKQLKLHRKIHLWNSIHGLQSPKSPLGRPESLLQSNTLMLPLQPYTPVMPMLSAAFVDENLPDGTHLQPGTKFIKHWRMKNTGNVKWSADTKLKFMWGNLTLASTEKKDVLVPCLKAGHVGVVSVEFIAPALEGTYTSHWRLSHKGQQFGPRVWCSIIVDPFPSEESPDNIEKGMISSSKTDDLTCQQEEAFLLAKEERQLGEVTEQTEGSAACIPQKAKNVASERELYIPSVDLLTAQDLLSFELLDINIVQELERVPHNTPVDMTPCMSPLPHDSPLIEKPGLGQIEEESEGTGFKALPDSTVSVKRKTQNIASVEEAEEDLSGTQFVCETVIRSLTLDAAPDHNPPCRQKTLQMKFALPEEGPLGDEREEIVHITEEEAVMEEEEEEEEEEELKDEVQSQSSASSEDYIIILPECFDTSRPLGDSMYSSALSQPGLERGAEGEPGVEAGQEPAEAGERLPGGENQPQEHSISDILTSSQTLETVPLIPEVVELPPPLPRSPPCVHHHGSPGVDLPVTVSEVSSVPDQIRGEPRGSSGLVNSRQKSYDHSRHHHGSSIAGGLVKGALSVAASAYKALFAGPPVTAQPIVSEDQTAALMAHLFEMGFCDRQLNLRLLKKHNYNILQVVTELLQINNNDWYSERY; encoded by the exons gAGAATATGAAGAAGCGCTTAAG TCGTTGCCACTTGCTCCATGTGACACAGACCAGCCTCAGGACAAGCCCCCAGACTGGTTCACAAGCTACCTGGAGACA TTCAGAGAACAAGTGGTTAAAGAAACGGTTGAGAAGCTTGAACAGAAATTACATGAAAAGCTTGTCCTCCAGAACCCATCTTTGGATTCTTATCCCTCAGAAGTCTCAATGCCTACTTCAGAGGAAACATTGTTTTTGCCAGAAAACCAGTTCAGCTGGCATATTGCTTGCAACAACTGCCAAAGAAGGATTGTTGGTGTCCGCTACCAGTGTAG CCTATGCCCATCCTACAATATCTGTGAAGATTGTGAAGCAGGGCCATATAGCCACGACACTAACCATGTCCTGCTGAAGTTGCGGAGACCTGTTGTGGGCTCCTCTGAACCATTCTCTCACTCAAAATACTCTACTCCTCGTCTTCCTGCTGCTCTGGAACAAGTCAG GCTCCAGAAACAGGTTGATAAGAACTTTCTTAAAGCAGAAAAGCAAAGATTGCGAGCTGAGAAGAAACAACGTAAAGCAGAGGTCAAGGAACTTAAAAAGCAACTTAAACTCCATAGGAAAATTCACCTGTGGAATTCAATCCATGGACTCCAGAGCCCCAAGTCTCCTTTAGGCCGACCTGAGAGCTTGCTCCAGTCTAATACCCTGAT GCTCCCTTTGCAACCCTATACCCCCGTTATGCCAATGCTCAGTGCAGCATTTGTGGATGAGAATTTGCCTGATGGGACTCACCTTCAGCCAGGAACCAAGTTTATCAAACACTGGAGGATGAAGAATACAGGAAATGTGAAGTGGAGTGCAGACACAAAG CTCAAGTTCATGTGGGGAAACCTGACTTTGGCTTCCACAGAAAAGAAGGATGTTTTGGTTCCTTGCCTCAAGGCCGGCCATGTGGGAGTTGTATCTGTGGAGTTCATTGCCCCAGCCTTGGAGGGAACGTATACTTCCCATTGGCGTCTTTCTCACAAAGGCCAGCAATTTGGGCCTCGAGTCTGGTGCAGTATCATAGTGGATCCTTTCCCCTCCGAAGAGAGCCCTGATAACATTGAAAAGGGCATGATCAGCTCAAGCAAAACTGATGATCTCACCTGCCAGCAAGAG GAAGCTTTTCTTCTGGCTAAAGAAGAAAGACAACTTGGTGAAGTGACTGAGCAGACAGAAGGATCAGCAGCCTGCATCCCACAGAAGGCAAAAAATGTTGCCAGTGAGAGGGAGCTCTACATCCCATCTGTGGATCTTCTGACTGCCCAG GACCTGCTGTCGTTTGAGCTGTTGGATATAAACATTGTTCAAGAGTTGGAGAGAGTGCCCCATAACACCCCTGTGG ATATGACTCCCTGCATGTCTCCTCTGCCACATGACAGTCCTTTAATAGAGAAGCCAGGCTTGGGGCAGatagaggaagagagtgaagggacAGGATTTAAAGCACTTCCTG ATTCTACAGTGTCAGTAAAGAGAAAGACTCAGAACATTGCTTCTGTGGAGGAAGCAGAAGAAGACCTGAGTGGGACCCAGTTTGTGTGTGAGACAGTAATCCGATCCCTTACCTTGGATGCTGCCCCAGACCACAACCCTCCTTGCAGACAGAAAACCTTGCAGA TGAAATTTGCCTTGCCTGAGGAAGGACCACTTGGAGATGAGAGGGAGGAGATTGTCCATATCACTGAGGAAGAAGCTgtcatggaggaggaggaggaagaggaggaggaggaggagctcaaAGATGAAGTTCAGAGTCAGTCCTCTGCTTCCTCAGAGGATTACATCATCATCCTGCCTGAGTGCTTTGATACCAGCCGCCCCCTGGGGGATTCCATGTACAGCTCTGCACTCTCACAGCCAGGCCTGGAGCGAGGTGCTGAAGGCGAGCCTGGGGTTGAGGCTGGGCAGGAACCAGCTGAGGCTGGGGAGAGACTTCCTGGAGGGGAGAACCAGCCACAGGAGCACAGCATAAGTGACATCCTCACGTCCTCACAGACTCTGGAAACAGTGCCCCTAATCCCAGAGGTAGTGGAGCTTCCACCGCCACTGCCCAG GAGCCCTCCTTGTGTACATCATCATGGTTCCCCAGGAGTGGATTTACCAGTTACCGTATCAGAAGTTTCTTCAGTCCCTGATCAGATCAGAGGAG AGCCCAGAGGCTCATCAGGACTTGTAAACAGCAGACAGAAGAGCTATGACCACTCAAG GCACCATCATGGGAGTAGCATTGCTGGAGGACTGGTGAAGGGGGCTTTGTCTGTTGCTGCCTCTGCATACAAGGCCCTGTTTGCTGGGCCACCCGTCACTGCACAG CCAATAGTTTCTGAAGATCAGACAGCAGCCCTGATGGCCCATCTCTTTGAAATGGGATTCTGTGACAGGCAGCTGAACCTACGGCTGCTGAAGAAACACAATTACAATATCCTGCAGGTTGTAACGGAACTTCTTCAGATAAACAACAATGACTGGTACAGCGAACGCTATTGA